A stretch of DNA from Mycolicibacterium celeriflavum:
GGCGTCGGGCCTGGCGCGGCGCCTGCGCGACGCATAGCTCTTCTGCTGAGAGCTCACGCTGCATCCGGCCGCCCCGCCGATGTTTAGGGGCTACTCCGCACAGGGCACTCCTTCCCGGCGACTGTGGTGTAGCGCACACGCCACCCGGGTGGACGGAGCCTGTGATGACCGCGGAGAACCAGGTCACGCCGACCGACGTCGACAAGGCGCTACTCGGCAGCGCGACATACCGCAGTCTCGGCGAGCAGAAGCTGTCCCCCCGCGAGGAGCGGTTCGAGAAGGCCCGCCGCACGGTCGGGCTGTTCCTCGCCCCACTGCTGACCGTCGTCTTCCTCGTCCTGCCGATCGACATCCCCCGCGAACAGCAGGTGCTGGCCGCCGTGCTGCTCGGCGTGATCGCGCTGTGGATCAGCGAGGCGGTGCCGATTCCGATCGGCGGCCTGCTCGGCGTCGCGGTCGCGGTCTTCCTCGGTGTCGCGCCGGTCGACGACGTGCTCGGTCCGTTCGGGTCGTCGACGATCTTCACGTTCATCGGCGCGTTCATCCTCGCCCAGGCGATGCTCAAACACGGTGTGGCCCGGCGGTTCGCATTCCGCATCCTGGCGTTGCCGCGCGCCGGCCGCTCGACGACCGGGGTGATCATCGCGTTCGGCGCGATCACCTGCCTGCTGTCGGCGTTCGTCTCCAACACCGCGACGGTGGCGATGCTGCTGCCGACGGCCATCGGCATCCTGTCGGTCATCGCCAAACTGTTGCAACAGCGCGGCGACGTCGAAGCCGACTTCGACCCGCAGCGGTTGCGGGTCGGCGCCGCGCTGATGCTGATGCTCGCCTACGGCGCCAGCGTGGGCGGCCTGCTGACCCCGGTCGGCAGTCCACCGAACCTGATCGGCCGCGGCCTGATCGAAGAGGCCACCGGTGAGCGGATCAGCTTCGGGCAGTGGATGGTGATGGCCATTCCCATCTGCCTGCTGATGTTCGCGCTGCTGGCGCTTGTCCTGTTGCGGCTGAACAAGCCCGAGATCAAGCGGATCGACGGGGTCGCCGAGTACGTGGCCAGCGAACGGGAGAAGCTGGGCAAGCTGTCGCGGGCGGAGAAGAACACCCTGATCGCATTCGCCGTTACGGTGACGTTGTGGATCCTGCCCGGCGTCTTCGCGTTGATCGCGGGCACCGAATCAGATGTGTACGAGTTCGTCAGCGACCGGTTGGACGAGGGCGTGGTCGCGGTGTTCGGCGCGTCGCTGCTGTTCCTGCTGCCCACCGACTGGCAGACCCGCGAGTTCACGCTGCGCTGGAAAGATGCTGCCGAAATCGACTGGGGCACAATCATTCTGTTCGGCACCGGCATCATCTTCGGTTCGCTGATCTCGTCGACCGGACTGGCCGAGACCATCGGGACCTCGGTCGACGATGCGCTCGGCCTGTCGAGCAGCACCGCGATCACGGTGTTCGCGGTGCTGTTGGCGATCGTCGTGTCGGAGACGACCAGCAACACCGCATCGGCGGCCGTCGTGGTGCCGATCATCATCCCGGTGGCGGTCGCCGCCGGGGTGAACCCGTTCGTGCCCGCGCTGGCAGCGACATTCGCGGCGTCGTTCGGGTTCATGCTGCCCGTCTCGACGCCGCAGAACGCGATCGTCTACGGTTCGGGCGTCGTGCCGATCACCAAGATGATCCGATCCGGCGTCACGTTCGACATCGCCGGCGCGATCCTGATCATCATTTTCCTGCCGATGATGATCAGCCTGCTGGGGCTGGGCACATGAGTGACATCGCGGTCATCCCCGGCGATGGCATCGGCACGGAGGTCATCGCGTCAGCCCGTGCGGTGCTCGACGCGGTAGCGGCAAAGCACGCAATCACGTTGCACTACACCGAGTTCGACTGGTCGTGTCAGCGCTACCAGCACGAAGGCGCGATGATGCCCGCCGACGGCATCGACACACTCCGCGGGTTCGACGCGATTCTCCTGGGCGCGGTCGGCTGGCCCGGGGTTCCGGACCACGTGTCGCTGTGGGGCTTGCTGATCCCGATCCGGCGAGCGTTCCGCCAGTACGTGAACCTGCGGCCGATCCGGGTGTTCGACGGCGTCGAGAGCCCGCTACGGACGCCGGGCGACGTCGACTTCGTCGTCGTGCGGGAGAACGTCGAAGGTGAGTACAGCGAGATCGGCGGCCGGTTGAACCGGGGGTTCCCCGACGAGATGGCCGTGCAGGAGTCCGTTTTCACGCGCGTCGGGGTGAGCCGCATCGCCGACTTCGCATTCGAACTGGCGCGCACCAGGCGCGGCTACGTGACGTCGGCGACGAAGTCCAACGGCATCGTGCACACGCTGCCGTTCTGGGACGAGGTGGTCGCCGAACGGGCTGCGCACTTCCCCGACGTTCGGTTCGACAGCGAGCACATCGACGCGCTGGCCGCGAAGTTCGTGCTGCAGCCGCAGCGCTTCGACGTCGTGGTGGGCTCAAACCTGTTCGGCGACATCCTCAGTGATCTGGCGGCCGCGGTGGCCGGCTCGATCGGGATCGCGCCGTCGGCCAACCTCGACCCGACCAAGCAGTACCCGTCGATGTTCGAACCCGTGCACGGTTCCGCGCCCGACATCGCCGGCCAAGGCATCGCCAATCCGGTCGGGGCGGTGTGGTCGGCGGCGCTGATGCTCGAGCACCTCGGGCACGAAGCCGCCGCGCGTGACGTGATGGCGGCCGTCGAGTCGACGCTGGCCGCGCCCGAGTCCCGCACGGGCGACATAGGCGGCCGGGCGTCGACGTCCGAGGTGACCGACGCGCTCGTCGAGCACTTGAGCCAAAGAGCCTGATTCCGACGTCAAATTGCGCGTACGGTGGGCCCGTGGCCGAGATCGACCGCAGCCGCGTCATCGCGGCAACCCCGACGCAGATCTGGGACGTACTGGCCGATTTCGGCGACCTCGCCTCGTGGCTCGACAACGTCGACCACTCCTGCATCCTCACGCGCGGTGCCGACGGCGCGATGGTCGGCACGACCCGCCGGGTGCAGATCGGGCGCAACGCCTTGGTCGAACGCATCACCGAGTGCGACCCGCAGTACGCCCTCGCCTATGACATCGAAGGCCTGCCCAAAGTCATGGGCAAGCTCAGTAACCGCTGGACCATCGAGGCCACGGGCGGCGGCGAGACCGTCGTGACGATCACCAGCACCGTCCGCAAGGGCCGCGGCAGAACGCAGCAGCTCGTCGAACGCCTGGCCTGCCAGGCGTTGGCCCGCACCTCCGACGCCATGCTCGCCGCGTTGGCGAAACGATTGGAGAAGACCTCATGACCGAGCGCCCCGACATCATCATCGTGATGACCGACGAGGAGCGCGCGGTTCCGCCTTATGAGTCGCCCGAAGTCCTCGCATGGCGTGACCGAATGTTGCCCGGCCGCAAGTGGTTCGACGAGCACGGCGTGAGCTTTGAGCGGCACTACACCGGGTCGCTGGCCTGCGTGCCCAGCCGCCCGACGATCTTCACCGGGCAGTACCCCGACCTGCACGGCGTCACGCAGACCGACGGCATCGGCAAGGTCTACGACGACTCCCGCATGCGCTGGCTGCGCCGCGACGAGGTGCCGACGCTGGGCAACTGGTTCCGCGCGGCCGGATACGACACTCACTACGACGGCAAGTGGCACATC
This window harbors:
- a CDS encoding SLC13 family permease; the encoded protein is MTAENQVTPTDVDKALLGSATYRSLGEQKLSPREERFEKARRTVGLFLAPLLTVVFLVLPIDIPREQQVLAAVLLGVIALWISEAVPIPIGGLLGVAVAVFLGVAPVDDVLGPFGSSTIFTFIGAFILAQAMLKHGVARRFAFRILALPRAGRSTTGVIIAFGAITCLLSAFVSNTATVAMLLPTAIGILSVIAKLLQQRGDVEADFDPQRLRVGAALMLMLAYGASVGGLLTPVGSPPNLIGRGLIEEATGERISFGQWMVMAIPICLLMFALLALVLLRLNKPEIKRIDGVAEYVASEREKLGKLSRAEKNTLIAFAVTVTLWILPGVFALIAGTESDVYEFVSDRLDEGVVAVFGASLLFLLPTDWQTREFTLRWKDAAEIDWGTIILFGTGIIFGSLISSTGLAETIGTSVDDALGLSSSTAITVFAVLLAIVVSETTSNTASAAVVVPIIIPVAVAAGVNPFVPALAATFAASFGFMLPVSTPQNAIVYGSGVVPITKMIRSGVTFDIAGAILIIIFLPMMISLLGLGT
- a CDS encoding SRPBCC family protein — protein: MAEIDRSRVIAATPTQIWDVLADFGDLASWLDNVDHSCILTRGADGAMVGTTRRVQIGRNALVERITECDPQYALAYDIEGLPKVMGKLSNRWTIEATGGGETVVTITSTVRKGRGRTQQLVERLACQALARTSDAMLAALAKRLEKTS
- a CDS encoding tartrate dehydrogenase, producing the protein MSDIAVIPGDGIGTEVIASARAVLDAVAAKHAITLHYTEFDWSCQRYQHEGAMMPADGIDTLRGFDAILLGAVGWPGVPDHVSLWGLLIPIRRAFRQYVNLRPIRVFDGVESPLRTPGDVDFVVVRENVEGEYSEIGGRLNRGFPDEMAVQESVFTRVGVSRIADFAFELARTRRGYVTSATKSNGIVHTLPFWDEVVAERAAHFPDVRFDSEHIDALAAKFVLQPQRFDVVVGSNLFGDILSDLAAAVAGSIGIAPSANLDPTKQYPSMFEPVHGSAPDIAGQGIANPVGAVWSAALMLEHLGHEAAARDVMAAVESTLAAPESRTGDIGGRASTSEVTDALVEHLSQRA